A single window of Microbispora hainanensis DNA harbors:
- a CDS encoding GTP-binding protein — translation MAFARSDSGTTPPKMPTAIKLLIAGGFGVGKTTMVGAVSEIRPLRTEETLTDRSVGVDDLSGVEAKATTTVAMDFGRISIGQDFVLYLFGTPGQERFWFVWDELARGALGAVVLADTRRLADCFPSVDYFERRGTPFVVAVNCFEGAPVFELDEVKLALNLSQDVPIMLCDARKRESGKEVLIELVKHAYGKRPTAAAR, via the coding sequence ATGGCCTTCGCGCGCTCTGATTCCGGGACGACCCCGCCGAAGATGCCCACGGCGATCAAACTGCTGATCGCCGGCGGCTTCGGGGTGGGCAAGACCACGATGGTCGGCGCGGTGTCGGAGATCCGGCCGCTGCGCACGGAGGAGACGCTGACCGACCGCAGCGTCGGAGTGGACGACCTGTCCGGGGTCGAGGCGAAGGCGACCACGACGGTCGCCATGGACTTCGGCCGCATCAGCATCGGGCAGGACTTCGTCCTCTATCTCTTCGGCACCCCCGGCCAGGAGCGGTTCTGGTTCGTCTGGGACGAGCTCGCCCGGGGGGCGCTCGGCGCGGTCGTGCTGGCCGACACCCGCAGGCTCGCCGACTGCTTCCCCTCAGTGGACTACTTCGAGCGCCGCGGCACGCCGTTCGTCGTCGCGGTCAACTGTTTCGAGGGCGCTCCGGTCTTCGAGCTGGACGAGGTCAAGCTCGCGCTCAACCTCAGCCAGGACGTGCCGATCATGCTGTGCGACGCGCGCAAGCGGGAATCGGGCAAGGAAGTCCTGATCGAGCTCGTCAAGCACGCGTACGGCAAGCGGCCGACCGCCGCCGCCCGCTGA
- a CDS encoding DUF742 domain-containing protein: protein MNSEWSPDEDRLLDAPTIRPYVIARGRTEAQDRFDLISLAVTVRPTTGTEIGLDPEHQAIVRLCRRPLSVAEIAAHLDLPAGIVRVLLGDLFDRGYVAVQQPQPEMDVLDERMYKAVLDGLRAL, encoded by the coding sequence GTGAACTCCGAGTGGAGCCCGGACGAGGACCGTTTACTCGACGCGCCGACCATCCGGCCGTACGTGATCGCGCGGGGCCGTACGGAGGCGCAGGACCGCTTCGACCTCATCTCGCTCGCGGTGACGGTCCGTCCCACCACGGGGACCGAGATCGGGCTGGACCCCGAGCACCAGGCGATCGTGCGGCTGTGCCGCAGGCCGCTGTCGGTCGCGGAGATCGCGGCCCATCTCGACCTGCCGGCCGGGATCGTCCGGGTCCTCCTCGGCGACCTGTTCGACCGGGGCTACGTGGCCGTGCAGCAACCCCAACCGGAGATGGACGTGCTCGACGAGCGGATGTACAAGGCGGTGCTCGATGGCCTTCGCGCGCTCTGA
- a CDS encoding roadblock/LC7 domain-containing protein produces MTQKTGASADLAWLLDDLVARVREVEHGIVLSTDGLLLAGSQGLRTEDAEHLSAVASGLQSLARGVGERFQGGSVRQTIVEMKSAYLLVTVAGQGACLAVLCSGDADVGLVAYEMAMLVARVGQYLTSPARTTIDRTTGREVRL; encoded by the coding sequence GTGACGCAGAAGACCGGGGCCTCCGCGGACCTCGCGTGGCTGCTGGACGATCTTGTAGCACGGGTCCGCGAGGTCGAGCACGGCATCGTGCTGTCCACCGACGGGCTGCTGCTGGCCGGCTCGCAGGGGCTTCGCACGGAGGACGCCGAGCACCTGTCGGCCGTCGCCTCCGGGCTGCAGAGCCTGGCGCGCGGCGTCGGCGAGCGCTTCCAGGGCGGATCCGTACGGCAGACCATCGTCGAGATGAAGTCGGCCTACCTGCTCGTGACCGTGGCGGGCCAGGGCGCCTGCCTGGCCGTGCTCTGCTCGGGTGACGCCGACGTCGGCCTGGTCGCGTACGAGATGGCGATGCTCGTCGCGCGCGTCGGGCAGTACCTCACCTCGCCCGCGCGGACGACGATCGACCGGACGACGGGGAGAGAGGTCCGCCTGTGA
- a CDS encoding sensor histidine kinase codes for MRTKVTALLVSLAALWIFAAWVTVRDGLNLAWVAVYNSNVAQPSESLLVELQKERRLTVSRLVSPVLVSSADLSAQRSRTDAAAGEFRRLASSDTLRFAATDELRKRIDRTFRQLDQLRSVRHAVDARQVDRGKAISAYNGPIDSLFQTYYSLATLDDDQLAKDTRTLISLNWARELISREDALLTGVIAAGRFGQAEVAQFTQLVGAERNVMDLAKSDLEEPLPDVYQRLQKSAALSQLHSLEDLVAQQGRPGLRAPVGGEQWQSASSAALNQLHDVVSGAGETMVDRATPVAVGVITRLVLAGVLGLVAVIASIILSITTARALVRQLEKLREAALELANERLPGVVARLAQGEKVDVKAEAPPLEFGPDVIGQVGAAFNTVQETAIRTAVEEAQLRQSIRDILLSLARRTQSLVHRQLTLLDVMERRESDPAELKDLFRIDHLATRMRRNAENLIVLSGASPARAWRRSVPMVDVVRGALAEVEDYTRVTVMPMGETALLGRAVGDVIHLLAELIENAVSFSPPYTMVQVGGQVVASGYAIEIEDRGLGMSAEDLEATNQRIADPPEFNLSSTARLGLYVVSRLAERHGIKVSLKASPYGGTTAVVLLPRDLVIEGGEDLPEEETESGLPRRGTGSRKIALVGAPEAVSAPVQEVVPVPRAPEPPRPLQSVPPPPGDADPDPDRPAPSAGFTPSGLPFRVPQANLAPALAEESRNGDEADDEEDRSPEDIRKIMGSFQSGTRRGRSEAAKLLGDEEDNL; via the coding sequence GTGCGGACCAAAGTCACGGCCCTGCTCGTGTCGCTTGCGGCACTGTGGATCTTCGCCGCCTGGGTGACCGTGCGGGACGGTCTCAACCTCGCGTGGGTGGCGGTCTACAACAGCAACGTCGCTCAGCCGAGCGAGTCGCTGCTGGTGGAGCTGCAGAAGGAGCGGCGCCTGACGGTATCCCGCCTGGTGAGCCCGGTGCTGGTCTCGTCCGCCGACCTCTCCGCCCAGCGCTCCCGTACGGACGCCGCGGCCGGTGAGTTCCGCAGGCTGGCGAGCAGCGACACCCTCCGGTTCGCGGCGACCGACGAGCTGCGGAAAAGGATCGACCGCACGTTCCGGCAGCTCGACCAGCTCCGTTCGGTGCGGCACGCGGTGGACGCGCGCCAGGTGGACCGCGGCAAGGCCATCAGCGCCTACAACGGCCCCATCGACTCTCTTTTCCAGACCTACTATTCGCTCGCCACGCTGGACGACGACCAGCTCGCGAAAGACACGCGGACACTTATCAGCCTGAACTGGGCACGAGAACTTATATCGCGCGAAGATGCACTTTTGACCGGCGTCATCGCGGCGGGCAGGTTCGGCCAGGCGGAGGTCGCCCAGTTCACCCAGCTCGTCGGCGCCGAGCGCAACGTGATGGACCTGGCGAAGTCCGACCTGGAGGAGCCGCTTCCCGACGTCTACCAGCGTCTGCAGAAGAGCGCCGCGCTCAGCCAGCTCCACAGCCTGGAGGATCTGGTCGCGCAGCAGGGCCGGCCCGGTCTGCGCGCGCCCGTCGGCGGGGAGCAGTGGCAGTCCGCGTCCTCGGCCGCCCTGAACCAGTTGCACGACGTCGTCAGCGGCGCGGGCGAGACGATGGTCGATCGGGCGACGCCCGTCGCCGTCGGCGTCATCACCCGGCTGGTGCTGGCCGGTGTGCTCGGCCTCGTGGCGGTCATCGCGTCGATCATCCTGTCCATCACCACGGCCCGCGCCCTGGTGCGCCAGCTCGAGAAGCTGCGCGAGGCCGCGCTCGAACTGGCCAACGAACGGCTGCCCGGAGTGGTCGCCCGCCTCGCCCAGGGCGAGAAGGTCGACGTCAAGGCCGAGGCGCCGCCGCTCGAATTCGGGCCCGACGTCATCGGCCAGGTGGGCGCGGCGTTCAACACGGTGCAGGAGACGGCCATCCGCACCGCCGTCGAGGAGGCCCAGCTCCGGCAGAGCATCCGCGACATCCTGCTCAGCCTCGCCCGTCGTACGCAGTCGCTGGTGCACCGCCAGCTCACCCTGCTCGACGTGATGGAGCGGCGCGAGTCGGACCCGGCCGAGCTGAAGGACCTGTTCCGCATCGACCACCTCGCCACCCGCATGCGGCGCAACGCGGAGAACCTCATCGTCCTGTCCGGGGCGTCTCCCGCCCGCGCCTGGCGGCGCTCGGTGCCTATGGTCGACGTCGTACGCGGCGCGCTGGCCGAGGTCGAGGACTACACCCGCGTCACCGTGATGCCGATGGGAGAGACCGCGCTCCTCGGACGCGCGGTCGGCGACGTCATCCACCTGCTCGCCGAGCTGATCGAGAACGCCGTGTCGTTCTCCCCGCCGTACACGATGGTGCAGGTGGGCGGCCAGGTGGTGGCCAGCGGCTACGCGATCGAGATCGAGGACCGCGGCCTCGGGATGAGCGCCGAGGACCTCGAAGCGACCAACCAGCGGATCGCCGACCCGCCCGAGTTCAACCTCTCGAGCACCGCCCGGCTCGGCCTGTATGTCGTCAGCCGCCTGGCCGAGCGGCACGGGATCAAGGTCTCGCTCAAGGCGTCGCCTTACGGCGGCACGACCGCGGTCGTGCTGCTGCCGCGGGACCTCGTCATCGAGGGCGGGGAGGACCTGCCCGAGGAGGAGACCGAGTCCGGCCTCCCGCGCCGCGGGACCGGCTCCCGGAAGATCGCGCTTGTCGGCGCGCCCGAGGCGGTCTCCGCACCAGTTCAGGAGGTGGTTCCCGTGCCGAGGGCTCCCGAGCCGCCCAGGCCTCTGCAGAGCGTCCCACCACCGCCCGGCGACGCCGATCCGGATCCCGACAGGCCCGCGCCCTCGGCCGGGTTCACCCCATCGGGCCTGCCCTTCCGGGTGCCGCAGGCCAACCTCGCCCCCGCGCTCGCCGAGGAGTCGAGGAACGGCGACGAGGCGGACGACGAGGAAGATCGCTCGCCGGAGGACATCCGTAAGATCATGGGCTCGTTCCAGTCGGGAACGAGGCGCGGCAGATCCGAGGCCGCGAAGCTGCTGGGTGACGAGGAGGACAACCTGTGA
- a CDS encoding prenyltransferase/squalene oxidase repeat-containing protein, giving the protein MSVGGLTYPKAIDVAAAAAELVTDLMVRPWGTVSPSVYETGRLVSLAPWLVGHAERVRFLVDCQRPDGSWGGPEGYSLVPTLSATEALLCALTRGEPDDEKLATAAGRGLDYLLGWPPQGTAPMFPDMPAIELIVPALVELVNAHLDTLAERDVPRLAGRPRLRLPAGMNDRVLAAVRSRVGSGAELPQKLMHALEVAGAAAHGAPGVQPTSIGTVGASPAATAAWLGGRALPDHGTAARRHLEAVARRYGGPVPVGLPITVFERGWVLSWLARAGIPFDVPPEMLADLRAAIQPVGTPAGAGLPPDADTTSVALYALALLGMPFEPGSLWAFRTDTHFCTWQGEEGASVSVNAHVLDALGEYAKVRPEAAGRYRPDMDAIGAWLCERQQPEGWWDDRWHASPYYATVSCALALDAFGGAGCAPSVRRAVRWVLETQRADGSWGRWGGTREETAYAMQLLLLTGEDELVAEAAARGYDYLLRAGEADDPPLWHDKDLYLPAAVVRAAILAALHLAQSSGLVVDRHRQV; this is encoded by the coding sequence GTGAGCGTCGGCGGCCTGACCTATCCCAAGGCGATCGACGTGGCGGCCGCGGCCGCCGAGCTGGTAACCGATCTCATGGTCCGGCCATGGGGCACGGTCTCCCCTTCGGTGTACGAGACCGGGCGGCTGGTGAGCCTGGCGCCGTGGCTGGTGGGCCATGCGGAGCGGGTGCGGTTCCTGGTGGACTGCCAGCGGCCCGACGGATCCTGGGGCGGGCCGGAGGGATACTCCCTCGTCCCGACGCTGAGCGCGACCGAAGCGCTCCTGTGCGCGCTGACGCGGGGAGAGCCCGATGACGAGAAGCTCGCGACGGCCGCCGGCCGAGGGCTGGACTATCTGCTCGGCTGGCCGCCGCAGGGCACCGCGCCGATGTTCCCCGACATGCCGGCGATCGAGCTGATCGTGCCCGCGCTGGTCGAGCTGGTCAACGCGCACCTCGACACGCTGGCCGAACGGGACGTGCCGCGGCTCGCCGGGCGTCCGAGGCTGCGGCTGCCCGCGGGCATGAACGACCGCGTGCTCGCCGCGGTCAGGTCAAGGGTCGGCTCCGGCGCGGAACTGCCACAGAAGCTCATGCACGCGCTGGAGGTGGCCGGTGCCGCCGCCCATGGGGCCCCGGGCGTCCAGCCGACCTCGATCGGCACCGTCGGCGCATCTCCGGCCGCCACCGCCGCCTGGCTCGGCGGCCGTGCGCTGCCGGATCACGGCACCGCGGCCCGGCGGCACCTGGAGGCGGTCGCCCGGCGGTACGGCGGGCCGGTCCCCGTGGGCCTGCCGATCACGGTCTTCGAGCGCGGCTGGGTGCTGAGCTGGCTCGCCCGTGCGGGGATCCCCTTCGACGTGCCGCCGGAGATGCTGGCGGACCTGCGGGCCGCGATCCAGCCGGTCGGCACGCCCGCCGGAGCCGGTCTGCCGCCGGACGCTGACACCACGTCGGTCGCGCTGTACGCCCTCGCGCTCCTCGGCATGCCGTTCGAGCCGGGCAGCCTGTGGGCCTTCCGCACCGACACCCATTTCTGCACCTGGCAGGGGGAGGAGGGGGCGTCGGTCAGTGTGAACGCTCACGTGCTCGACGCCCTCGGAGAGTACGCGAAGGTACGGCCGGAGGCCGCCGGGCGCTACCGGCCCGACATGGACGCGATCGGGGCCTGGCTCTGCGAGCGCCAGCAGCCGGAGGGGTGGTGGGACGACCGATGGCACGCCTCGCCCTACTACGCGACCGTGTCCTGCGCGCTGGCGCTGGACGCCTTCGGCGGCGCCGGCTGCGCGCCCTCTGTACGGCGGGCCGTGCGATGGGTGCTGGAGACCCAGCGGGCCGACGGATCCTGGGGTCGCTGGGGCGGCACCAGGGAAGAGACGGCCTACGCGATGCAACTGCTGCTGCTCACGGGGGAGGATGAGCTCGTCGCGGAGGCGGCCGCCAGGGGATACGACTACCTGCTCCGGGCGGGCGAGGCCGACGACCCGCCGTTGTGGCACGATAAGGATCTCTACCTGCCGGCGGCGGTGGTCAGAGCCGCGATCCTCGCGGCCCTGCACCTCGCACAGTCCAGTGGACTTGTTGTGGACAGGCACCGTCAAGTATGA
- a CDS encoding terpene synthase family protein: MKKLTGDELRAARECGAAAAVSAELTRDLRECRDAHPGLFPARPFDSALFSAVAQANAFGAPWASADRLRIASRTALWIFALDWLLDYKATSRDEVDLLVRGCLAVADGSPPPQDFPLGRFLAEIRDELAAGPAFAGREAVWREELRRMLSAMAREWEWKTAAREGTPLPTLDEYLDNADNFGSSFVNVSHWIRGADPAALGRLDELRAASGQVQRVLRLLNDLATYERDLAWGDLNARMLCSGREEIAELVGVLVDGCGELLEPLRDVCPDEVVYLERQIGYSMGFYGITDYWGGL, encoded by the coding sequence ATGAAGAAGCTGACAGGAGACGAGCTCCGGGCGGCACGGGAGTGCGGTGCCGCCGCGGCCGTGTCCGCCGAGCTCACGCGGGATCTGCGCGAGTGCCGGGACGCCCACCCCGGTCTCTTCCCCGCGCGGCCGTTCGACTCGGCGCTGTTCAGCGCGGTCGCGCAGGCGAACGCGTTCGGCGCGCCGTGGGCGAGCGCCGACCGGCTGCGCATCGCGAGCCGTACGGCGCTGTGGATCTTCGCGCTCGACTGGCTGCTCGACTACAAGGCGACGTCACGGGACGAGGTGGACCTTCTCGTCCGCGGCTGCCTGGCGGTGGCGGACGGCTCCCCGCCGCCGCAGGACTTCCCCCTGGGCCGCTTCCTCGCCGAGATCCGGGACGAGCTCGCGGCGGGGCCCGCGTTCGCCGGCCGTGAGGCCGTCTGGCGGGAGGAACTGCGGCGGATGCTGTCGGCCATGGCCCGGGAGTGGGAGTGGAAGACGGCCGCCCGCGAGGGGACGCCGCTGCCGACCCTGGACGAGTATCTCGACAACGCGGACAACTTCGGCTCGTCCTTCGTCAACGTGTCCCACTGGATCCGGGGCGCGGATCCGGCCGCGCTGGGCCGGCTCGACGAGCTCAGGGCCGCGAGCGGCCAGGTGCAGCGCGTTCTCCGCCTGCTCAACGACCTCGCCACGTACGAGCGGGACCTCGCCTGGGGCGATCTCAACGCGCGGATGCTCTGCTCGGGCCGGGAGGAGATCGCCGAACTCGTCGGCGTCCTGGTCGACGGGTGCGGCGAGCTCCTGGAGCCGCTGCGCGACGTCTGCCCGGACGAGGTGGTCTATCTGGAAAGGCAGATCGGGTACAGCATGGGCTTCTACGGGATCACCGACTACTGGGGTGGGCTGTGA
- a CDS encoding cytochrome P450, whose product MPIDVDVNAVRQPRTLPLRQVLPAILRDPVSAVLQIGRESGGDVVRVNLGPFRPYLITHPDHLQHVLRGNSANYRRDGVLWKPLHRLFGESVMADGPAWEESRRVLQPVFTAKNVEALAARMAEAAGEGIDELAAPARSGLPIDVPSAMARIVNRVVMRIFFGDKISMADAQRLAPAFDAVGTSVIFRYLLPFVPYRVPLPGDRAFGNAVRTIDDVVIPLVDRHKDKPGDGDDIVSVLCRAAGSAGGGPDAARWVRDNLVAMLATATETTAGALTWLWPLLQAHPEVAASLRQEIGHVVGDGPVRPAHLAALPYTKQVVQELLRLFPVGWLFPRMVVEPEVLGGVLLKKGETIVISPFITHRMEAFWERPEEFDPGRFSGRRSSGRHRYAYFPFGGGPHQCLGMHVFMLEAQLIIAGILSRFDLLSCTPEVATPQMGASLRPRQRVEITLRPLPRT is encoded by the coding sequence ATGCCGATCGATGTTGACGTGAACGCGGTCCGACAACCGAGAACTCTTCCGCTCCGGCAGGTGCTTCCCGCGATCCTCCGTGATCCGGTGAGCGCTGTCCTCCAGATCGGCCGGGAGTCCGGCGGCGACGTCGTCAGGGTGAACCTCGGACCCTTCCGGCCTTACCTGATCACGCATCCAGATCACCTGCAGCACGTCCTGCGCGGCAACTCCGCCAACTATCGGCGTGACGGCGTCCTCTGGAAGCCGTTGCACCGGCTGTTCGGGGAGAGCGTCATGGCCGACGGCCCCGCTTGGGAGGAGAGCCGCAGGGTTCTGCAGCCCGTGTTCACGGCGAAGAACGTCGAGGCGCTCGCCGCCCGCATGGCGGAGGCGGCCGGCGAAGGGATCGACGAGCTCGCCGCACCGGCCCGGTCGGGCCTGCCGATCGACGTCCCGTCGGCGATGGCGCGGATCGTCAACAGGGTCGTGATGCGGATCTTCTTCGGCGACAAGATCAGCATGGCGGACGCCCAGCGGCTCGCCCCGGCGTTCGACGCGGTCGGCACGTCCGTCATATTCCGCTACCTGCTGCCGTTCGTCCCCTATCGCGTCCCGCTACCCGGAGACCGCGCCTTCGGGAACGCCGTGCGGACGATCGACGACGTCGTGATCCCGCTCGTGGACCGGCACAAGGACAAGCCGGGGGACGGCGACGACATCGTCTCCGTCCTGTGCCGGGCCGCAGGCTCGGCGGGCGGCGGGCCGGACGCCGCCCGGTGGGTGCGCGACAACCTGGTCGCCATGCTGGCCACCGCCACCGAGACCACGGCGGGTGCGCTCACCTGGCTGTGGCCCCTGCTGCAGGCGCATCCCGAGGTGGCCGCGAGCTTGCGGCAGGAGATCGGCCACGTGGTCGGCGACGGTCCCGTACGGCCCGCCCATCTGGCGGCCCTGCCGTACACGAAGCAGGTCGTGCAGGAACTGCTGCGGTTGTTCCCTGTGGGCTGGCTGTTCCCACGGATGGTCGTCGAGCCGGAGGTCCTCGGCGGAGTGCTGCTCAAGAAGGGCGAGACGATCGTCATCAGCCCCTTCATCACCCACCGCATGGAGGCGTTCTGGGAGCGGCCGGAGGAGTTCGATCCCGGCCGCTTCTCCGGGCGCCGGTCATCGGGCCGGCACAGGTACGCGTACTTCCCGTTCGGCGGAGGCCCTCATCAGTGTCTCGGTATGCACGTCTTCATGCTGGAGGCCCAACTGATCATCGCCGGCATCCTCAGCCGCTTCGACCTGCTCTCCTGCACCCCGGAGGTGGCCACGCCCCAGATGGGAGCCTCGCTGCGGCCACGCCAGCGGGTCGAGATCACCCTGCGCCCCCTTCCTCGCACCTGA
- a CDS encoding cellulose binding domain-containing protein: MSKRNAVVAALLVVLGLLVARPAEAAPVRIMPLGDSITGSPGCWRALLWNKLQNGGFTNIDMVGTLPAQGCGVPYDGDNEGHGGALVTNVADQNQLPGWLSATRPDIVMMHFGTNDVWSNRSTDTILAAYSKLVDQMRASNPNMKILVAEIIPMNPSTCPECAQRTVALNNAIPGWAASKTTAASPIVVVDQWTGFSTSTDTYDGVHPNDSGNQKMADTWYPALAALLSGATPSPSPSPTRSPSPSPSPTRSPSPSPSPTRSPSPSPSPTRSPSPSPSPSPSPSPSSGSSGCGATYKIVNQWGGGFQGEVTVNNTGASSVSAWTVTWTYADGQQITQAWGGKATQSGASVTVKNESWNGSLGAGASTTFGFIASWNSANSAPTPACTTA; encoded by the coding sequence ATGTCGAAGAGAAATGCGGTGGTGGCGGCCCTGCTCGTGGTGCTCGGGTTGCTCGTCGCCCGGCCCGCCGAGGCGGCGCCGGTGCGGATCATGCCCCTGGGCGACTCGATCACCGGGTCGCCCGGCTGCTGGCGGGCCCTGTTGTGGAACAAGCTGCAGAACGGCGGTTTCACCAACATCGACATGGTCGGGACGCTGCCCGCCCAGGGATGCGGCGTGCCGTACGACGGTGACAACGAGGGCCACGGCGGTGCCCTCGTCACGAACGTCGCCGACCAGAACCAGCTCCCGGGCTGGCTCTCGGCGACCCGTCCCGACATCGTGATGATGCACTTCGGCACGAACGACGTGTGGAGCAACAGGTCCACCGACACGATCCTCGCGGCCTACAGCAAGCTCGTGGACCAGATGCGGGCGAGCAACCCGAACATGAAGATCCTGGTCGCCGAGATCATCCCGATGAACCCGAGCACCTGCCCCGAGTGCGCGCAGCGGACCGTCGCCCTGAACAACGCGATCCCGGGCTGGGCCGCTTCGAAGACCACGGCGGCCTCCCCGATCGTGGTCGTCGACCAGTGGACCGGCTTCAGCACGAGCACGGACACCTATGACGGCGTGCACCCCAACGACAGCGGCAACCAGAAGATGGCGGACACGTGGTATCCGGCGCTGGCGGCACTGCTCAGCGGGGCCACGCCGTCACCCAGCCCCTCGCCGACCCGGTCGCCGTCCCCGTCACCCTCACCGACCCGGTCGCCGTCCCCGTCACCCTCACCGACCCGGTCGCCGTCCCCGTCACCCTCACCGACCCGGTCGCCGTCCCCGTCCCCGTCACCCTCGCCGTCCCCGTCGCCGTCGTCCGGCTCCTCGGGCTGCGGCGCGACCTACAAGATCGTCAACCAGTGGGGCGGCGGTTTCCAGGGTGAGGTCACGGTCAACAACACCGGCGCCTCTTCCGTCAGCGCCTGGACCGTGACCTGGACCTACGCCGACGGGCAGCAGATCACCCAGGCGTGGGGCGGCAAGGCCACCCAGAGCGGGGCGAGCGTGACCGTGAAGAACGAGAGCTGGAACGGCTCGCTCGGCGCAGGCGCGAGCACCACCTTCGGCTTCATCGCCTCCTGGAACTCCGCGAACTCGGCCCCCACGCCCGCCTGCACGACCGCCTGA
- a CDS encoding SDR family oxidoreductase, which yields MTSSLEGKVALVAGATRGAGRGIAVELGAAGATVYVTGRSTRERRSEMNRPETIEETAELVTAAGGRGIAVPVDHLDREQVRALVARIDAEQGGLDVLVNDIWGGELLFSWSDRLWEHSLDDGLRILRLAIDTHIITSHYALPLLIRRPGGLVVEVTDGTAEYNAANYRVSFFYDLAKTSVNRMAFAQAKELAPYGATAVSLTPGWLRSELMLEHFGVTEANWRDALAKVPHFAISETPAFVGRAVAALAADPEVSRWNGQSLSSGQLAQVYGFTDVDGSRPDCWRYMVEVQDPGRPADVTGYR from the coding sequence ATGACGAGCAGCCTGGAGGGGAAGGTCGCACTGGTGGCCGGGGCGACCCGGGGCGCGGGACGCGGCATCGCGGTCGAGCTGGGCGCGGCGGGTGCGACGGTCTACGTGACCGGCCGCAGCACGCGCGAGCGGCGCTCGGAGATGAACCGGCCGGAGACGATCGAGGAGACGGCGGAGCTGGTGACCGCCGCCGGCGGGCGGGGGATCGCCGTGCCGGTCGACCACCTCGACCGCGAGCAGGTGCGGGCCCTCGTGGCGCGGATCGACGCCGAGCAGGGCGGGCTCGACGTGCTGGTCAACGACATCTGGGGCGGCGAGCTGCTGTTCAGCTGGAGCGACCGGCTCTGGGAGCACTCGCTCGACGACGGCCTGCGCATTCTGCGGCTGGCGATCGACACGCACATCATCACCAGCCATTACGCGCTGCCGCTGCTGATCCGCAGGCCGGGTGGTCTGGTGGTCGAGGTCACCGACGGCACGGCGGAATACAACGCCGCCAACTATCGCGTCTCGTTCTTCTACGACCTCGCGAAGACGTCCGTCAACCGCATGGCGTTCGCCCAGGCCAAGGAGCTGGCGCCGTACGGCGCGACCGCGGTGTCGCTCACGCCGGGCTGGCTGCGCTCGGAGCTCATGCTGGAACACTTCGGCGTGACCGAGGCCAACTGGCGGGACGCGCTGGCCAAGGTGCCGCACTTCGCCATCTCCGAGACCCCGGCCTTCGTGGGACGCGCGGTCGCGGCGCTGGCCGCCGACCCGGAGGTGAGCCGCTGGAACGGGCAGTCGCTGTCCAGCGGTCAACTGGCCCAGGTGTACGGCTTCACCGACGTGGACGGCAGCCGCCCCGACTGCTGGCGCTACATGGTGGAGGTCCAGGACCCCGGCCGCCCCGCCGACGTCACCGGCTACCGATGA
- a CDS encoding EF-hand domain-containing protein, whose translation MLAPATDKIASRGLTAIPGGSSVLSARVLIAIPEEDGMSEYAATFQLIDADGDGRISAEELVRLMEVLGRPLTPQGAQGAIDRVDADRDGLINLEEFGAWLSSHQR comes from the coding sequence ATGCTGGCACCCGCCACCGACAAAATCGCGTCCCGCGGCTTGACCGCGATCCCTGGGGGCAGCAGCGTGCTTTCAGCTAGGGTGCTGATCGCGATCCCGGAGGAGGACGGCATGAGCGAATATGCGGCGACTTTTCAACTTATCGACGCCGACGGGGACGGGCGGATCTCCGCCGAGGAGCTCGTACGCCTGATGGAGGTGCTCGGCCGGCCGCTGACGCCGCAGGGGGCGCAGGGCGCGATCGACCGGGTCGACGCCGACCGCGACGGCCTGATCAACCTGGAAGAGTTCGGCGCCTGGCTGAGCAGCCACCAGCGCTGA